The following are from one region of the Ictalurus furcatus strain D&B chromosome 11, Billie_1.0, whole genome shotgun sequence genome:
- the LOC128614660 gene encoding uncharacterized protein LOC128614660 isoform X2, whose amino-acid sequence MSAVSPVLSADEDSLELHMVRLELEDVEKQIRGLLDKQAQLLERQTALETSCASAHISKVSTQRGISTPSPSTPCVSLCRDRAPRTFPAVVSVTPAPTHLGPWVNQRRKARAGPSPPPVFEIPTRNRFAPLRQTRPNAVIVGDSIVRNVRVASSKGKVRTHCFSGACVLDVAAQVSGILKKDERIGAVVLHAGTNDTRLRQTEVLKRDFSSQIETVRGRSPTAKIIVSGPLPTYRRGAEKLFRPDGLHPSSLGAELLSDNISKALHSK is encoded by the exons atgtctgctgtctctccggttttgagtgcagatgaggactcgctcgagcttcacatggtgcggctggaactggaggatgtggagaagcagatccgcggcctactcgacaagcaggcccagctgctggagcgacaaactgcgctggaaacatcttgtgcctctgcccacatatccaaggtaagcacacagcgtggtatttccactcccagcccctctacgccatgtgtttctctgtgcagggaccgtgcacctaggactttcccagccgtggtctccgtcacgccggcgccaacacaccttgggccttgggtgaaccagcggcggaaggcacgggctggaccctctccacctccggtgttcgagattccaaccaggaaccgcttcgcccctctccgccagaccagacccaacgctgtgatcgtcggggactccattgtgcggaacgtccgtgtagcctcatctaaaggtaaggtgcgcacacactgtttttctggtgcttgtgtccttgatgtcgctgcgcaggtatccgggatcctgaagaaggacgagcgcattggagcggttgtgctgcacgcggggacgaacgataccaggctgcggcagacggaggttctgaagagggacttctccagccagatcgagacggtacgaggcagatcacccaccgcgaagatcatcgtctctggacctcttcccacatacagacgtggagcagaaaa gttgtttcgtcctgatggcctgcaccccagcagccttggagcggaactgctaTCAGACAACATttccaaggcgctacactccaagtga
- the LOC128614660 gene encoding uncharacterized protein LOC128614660 isoform X1, which translates to MSAVSPVLSADEDSLELHMVRLELEDVEKQIRGLLDKQAQLLERQTALETSCASAHISKVSTQRGISTPSPSTPCVSLCRDRAPRTFPAVVSVTPAPTHLGPWVNQRRKARAGPSPPPVFEIPTRNRFAPLRQTRPNAVIVGDSIVRNVRVASSKGKVRTHCFSGACVLDVAAQVSGILKKDERIGAVVLHAGTNDTRLRQTEVLKRDFSSQIETVRGRSPTAKIIVSGPLPTYRRGAEKFSRLLALNDWLVSWCNEQNLVFVNNWNLFWERPRLFRPDGLHPSSLGAELLSDNISKALHSK; encoded by the coding sequence atgtctgctgtctctccggttttgagtgcagatgaggactcgctcgagcttcacatggtgcggctggaactggaggatgtggagaagcagatccgcggcctactcgacaagcaggcccagctgctggagcgacaaactgcgctggaaacatcttgtgcctctgcccacatatccaaggtaagcacacagcgtggtatttccactcccagcccctctacgccatgtgtttctctgtgcagggaccgtgcacctaggactttcccagccgtggtctccgtcacgccggcgccaacacaccttgggccttgggtgaaccagcggcggaaggcacgggctggaccctctccacctccggtgttcgagattccaaccaggaaccgcttcgcccctctccgccagaccagacccaacgctgtgatcgtcggggactccattgtgcggaacgtccgtgtagcctcatctaaaggtaaggtgcgcacacactgtttttctggtgcttgtgtccttgatgtcgctgcgcaggtatccgggatcctgaagaaggacgagcgcattggagcggttgtgctgcacgcggggacgaacgataccaggctgcggcagacggaggttctgaagagggacttctccagccagatcgagacggtacgaggcagatcacccaccgcgaagatcatcgtctctggacctcttcccacatacagacgtggagcagaaaagttcagtagacttctagcattaaatgattggttagtctcttggtgtaatgagcagaatctggtgtttgtcaataactggaatctgttctgggagcgtcctaggttgtttcgtcctgatggcctgcaccccagcagccttggagcggaactgctaTCAGACAACATttccaaggcgctacactccaagtga